From the Halorhabdus utahensis DSM 12940 genome, one window contains:
- the lonB gene encoding ATP-dependent protease LonB, which produces MSENKDTADDAPPEHEEATVSDDGQTDGSDASAERSTGASSIGTDDRPVEETDAADVAEESDTDDEVADLGSDVTLDDEESTVVDDEDDVLGGLNIDSTEDIEVPERLVDQVIGQSHARDIVLKAAKQRRHVMMIGSPGTGKSMLAKAMSQLLPKEDLQDVLVYHNPDDGNEPKVRTVPAGKGEQIVDAHKEEARKRNQMRSFLMWIIIAIVIGYALFAGNPLLGVLAAGVIYLAFRYGARGGDSMIPNLLINNANEQTAPFEEATGAHAGALLGDVRHDPFQSGGMETPSHDRVEAGAIHKANKGVLFVDEINTLDIRSQQKLMTAIQEGEFSITGQSERSSGAMVQTEPVPTDFIMVAAGNMDAMENMHPALRDRIKGYGYEVYMDDTIEDDPEMRRKYARFVAQEVEKDGRLPHFTEDAVEEIILEARRRAGRKEHLSLKLRNLGGLVRVAGDIARAADKEFTEREDVLQAKDRSRSIEQQLADNYIERRKDYKMTVNEGSAVGRVNGLAVMGEDSGIVMPVMAEVAPSQGPGEVIATGKLQEIAMEAVQNVSAIIKKFSDEDISEKDIHIQFVQSYEGVEGDSASVTVATAVISALENIPVEQNLAMTGSLSVRGDVLPVGGVTHKIEAAAKTGLDTVIIPKANEQDVMIEDEYEDQIEIIPVSHLSEVLEVALAGEPEKDSLVDRLKSITGQALERKIGQTNPSLQ; this is translated from the coding sequence ATGAGCGAAAACAAGGATACTGCCGACGATGCGCCGCCCGAGCACGAGGAGGCTACCGTCTCGGACGACGGCCAGACGGACGGGTCCGACGCGTCGGCCGAGCGATCGACGGGTGCGTCCAGCATTGGGACGGACGACCGGCCCGTCGAAGAGACCGACGCTGCGGACGTGGCCGAGGAGTCGGATACCGACGACGAAGTGGCCGATCTCGGGAGCGACGTCACACTCGACGACGAGGAGTCCACAGTCGTCGACGACGAAGACGATGTACTAGGTGGATTGAACATCGACTCGACCGAGGATATCGAGGTGCCCGAGCGGTTGGTCGATCAGGTCATCGGGCAGAGTCACGCCCGTGACATCGTCCTGAAGGCGGCCAAACAGCGCCGCCACGTGATGATGATCGGCTCGCCCGGGACGGGCAAGTCGATGCTCGCAAAGGCGATGAGCCAGCTCCTCCCCAAAGAGGACCTCCAGGACGTTCTGGTCTATCACAACCCCGACGACGGCAACGAGCCGAAAGTCCGGACGGTCCCCGCGGGCAAGGGCGAGCAGATCGTCGACGCCCACAAGGAGGAGGCCCGCAAGCGCAACCAGATGCGGTCGTTCCTGATGTGGATCATCATCGCGATCGTGATCGGGTACGCGCTGTTCGCCGGCAATCCGCTGCTGGGCGTGCTCGCAGCGGGCGTCATCTATCTGGCGTTCCGCTACGGGGCGCGTGGTGGCGATTCGATGATCCCGAACCTGCTGATCAACAACGCCAACGAGCAGACCGCGCCCTTCGAGGAGGCGACGGGTGCCCACGCCGGTGCACTGCTCGGCGACGTCCGCCACGACCCCTTCCAGTCCGGCGGCATGGAGACGCCCAGCCACGACCGCGTCGAGGCTGGTGCGATCCACAAGGCCAACAAGGGCGTGCTGTTCGTCGACGAGATCAACACGCTGGACATCCGTTCCCAGCAGAAGCTGATGACCGCAATCCAGGAGGGCGAGTTCTCGATCACTGGCCAGAGCGAACGCTCCTCCGGCGCGATGGTCCAGACCGAACCCGTTCCGACTGACTTCATCATGGTCGCGGCGGGGAACATGGACGCGATGGAGAACATGCACCCGGCGCTTCGCGACCGGATCAAGGGCTACGGGTACGAAGTCTACATGGACGATACCATCGAAGACGACCCGGAGATGCGCCGGAAGTACGCCCGCTTCGTCGCCCAGGAGGTCGAGAAGGACGGGCGGCTCCCGCACTTCACCGAGGACGCCGTCGAGGAGATCATCCTCGAAGCGCGTCGCCGGGCCGGCCGCAAGGAGCACCTCTCGCTGAAACTCCGGAACCTCGGCGGACTCGTCCGTGTCGCCGGCGACATCGCCCGCGCAGCGGACAAGGAGTTCACCGAACGCGAAGACGTGCTGCAGGCCAAGGATCGCTCGCGTTCGATCGAACAACAGCTCGCGGACAACTACATCGAGCGCCGCAAGGACTACAAGATGACCGTCAACGAGGGCAGCGCCGTCGGTCGCGTCAACGGCCTGGCCGTCATGGGCGAGGACAGCGGGATCGTCATGCCCGTCATGGCCGAGGTCGCGCCCTCCCAGGGTCCCGGCGAGGTCATCGCGACCGGAAAGCTCCAGGAGATCGCGATGGAGGCCGTCCAGAACGTCAGCGCGATCATCAAGAAGTTCTCAGACGAGGACATCTCAGAGAAGGACATCCACATCCAGTTCGTCCAGTCCTACGAGGGCGTCGAGGGCGACTCCGCGTCGGTGACGGTCGCGACGGCCGTCATCTCCGCCTTAGAGAACATCCCCGTCGAGCAGAACCTCGCGATGACCGGCTCGCTGTCGGTTCGCGGTGACGTCCTGCCCGTCGGCGGTGTCACCCACAAGATCGAGGCCGCCGCCAAGACCGGCCTCGACACGGTGATCATCCCGAAGGCCAACGAACAGGACGTGATGATCGAGGACGAGTACGAGGACCAGATCGAGATCATCCCCGTCAGCCACCTCTCGGAAGTGCTGGAAGTCGCGCTGGCTGGCGAACCCGAAAAGGACAGCCTGGTCGATCGGCTGAAGTCGATCACCGGCCAGGCACTCGAACGGAAGATCGGCCAGACGAACCCCAGCCTGCAGTAA
- a CDS encoding nicotinamide-nucleotide adenylyltransferase: MTRGFYIGRFQPYHNGHHTMVERIAADGEVDELVLGIGSAGDSHTVHDPFTAGERIMMVNKAVAEFDLPTYVVPIEDLDRHSVWVSHVQSMCPNFDLAYSNNPLVVQLFEEAGIEVRQSRMFDRERLEGSEIRERIIEGDQWRDRVPDAVVEVLEECNGVERLRTISQSDVVERWEAKTNDRPSD; encoded by the coding sequence ATGACACGCGGATTCTACATCGGCCGCTTTCAGCCCTATCACAACGGCCATCACACGATGGTCGAACGTATCGCGGCCGACGGCGAGGTCGATGAACTCGTCCTCGGGATCGGGAGCGCCGGGGACTCCCACACTGTCCACGATCCGTTTACCGCCGGCGAGCGCATCATGATGGTCAACAAGGCCGTCGCCGAATTCGACCTCCCGACCTACGTCGTCCCCATCGAGGACCTCGATCGGCACTCCGTGTGGGTCAGTCACGTCCAGAGCATGTGTCCGAACTTCGATCTCGCGTACTCGAACAACCCGCTGGTGGTCCAGCTGTTCGAGGAAGCTGGCATCGAGGTCCGTCAGTCACGGATGTTCGACCGCGAGCGCCTGGAGGGCAGCGAGATCCGCGAGCGCATCATCGAGGGCGATCAGTGGCGCGACCGGGTGCCCGACGCCGTCGTCGAAGTCCTCGAAGAGTGCAACGGCGTCGAGCGCCTCCGAACGATTTCCCAGTCCGACGTCGTCGAACGCTGGGAGGCGAAAACGAACGACCGCCCGAGCGACTGA
- a CDS encoding SAM hydrolase/SAM-dependent halogenase family protein, producing MITLSSDFGTPYPAAMKGVLASGTDARLIDVSHEFPRQDVRAAAFWLREVLPHFPPAVHLVVVDPGVGTDRAALAIRAGEHVLVGPDNGVLLPAARKLADAADSEADAIEGFEYAYDDPESVTFHGRDVFAPAAATIHEAGRSQFEAGDRFGPVEAYEGLTFPDPTIREDGADGEVLVVDDFGNAITNVPGEILTERFGEAVTVNGVWAPAKRTYAMVEADNRLVTVGSHGNVELAVNQGRGDERFSVSTGSRIRLRWT from the coding sequence ATGATTACGCTCAGCTCGGACTTCGGGACGCCGTATCCAGCAGCGATGAAGGGCGTCCTCGCATCCGGAACTGATGCCCGTTTGATCGACGTCTCCCACGAATTCCCTCGCCAGGACGTCCGGGCGGCCGCATTCTGGCTCCGTGAAGTGCTGCCACACTTCCCGCCGGCGGTTCACCTCGTCGTGGTCGATCCCGGCGTCGGCACAGACCGTGCGGCCCTGGCGATCCGCGCCGGTGAGCACGTCCTCGTCGGCCCCGACAACGGTGTCCTGCTTCCGGCCGCCCGTAAACTCGCTGACGCGGCCGACTCCGAAGCCGATGCGATCGAGGGGTTCGAATACGCATACGACGATCCCGAAAGCGTCACCTTTCACGGTCGTGACGTGTTCGCACCGGCGGCGGCGACGATCCACGAGGCGGGCCGGTCCCAGTTCGAAGCCGGCGATCGATTCGGGCCCGTCGAAGCATACGAGGGCCTGACGTTCCCCGACCCCACGATCCGCGAGGACGGTGCCGACGGCGAAGTCCTGGTCGTCGATGACTTCGGCAACGCGATCACGAACGTTCCGGGCGAGATTCTCACTGAACGCTTCGGCGAGGCCGTGACCGTCAACGGCGTCTGGGCACCGGCCAAGCGGACGTATGCCATGGTCGAAGCCGACAACCGACTCGTCACTGTCGGCAGTCACGGCAACGTCGAACTCGCCGTCAACCAGGGGCGTGGCGACGAACGGTTCAGCGTCTCGACAGGGTCGCGGATTCGGTTGCGATGGACGTGA
- a CDS encoding carotenoid biosynthesis protein: MQQARLFVANAAGIGVVAFVHAALTWPARATVSLFAGGALIAFVAEIAVIELGWLEHHVDPQIRGVPVYVLLSWTGTVYVAFRLALLATDGPSAVVLAALLATAADVSSDHRGVELGLWTYTDDVPGPRFRAVPWWNYAGWVVVSSVTAAVALPFL, encoded by the coding sequence ATGCAACAGGCTCGCCTGTTCGTCGCCAACGCCGCCGGTATCGGGGTGGTCGCATTCGTCCACGCCGCGCTCACCTGGCCGGCGCGGGCGACGGTCTCGCTGTTCGCTGGCGGCGCACTCATCGCGTTCGTCGCCGAGATCGCCGTCATCGAATTGGGTTGGCTGGAGCACCACGTCGATCCGCAGATTCGTGGAGTCCCGGTATACGTCCTCCTGAGCTGGACCGGGACGGTCTACGTTGCGTTTCGGCTTGCGTTGCTGGCGACTGATGGCCCGTCTGCAGTCGTATTGGCGGCATTGCTGGCGACGGCCGCCGACGTGAGTAGTGACCATCGCGGTGTCGAACTGGGACTCTGGACGTACACGGACGACGTACCCGGCCCGCGCTTCCGTGCGGTCCCGTGGTGGAATTACGCGGGCTGGGTTGTCGTCAGTTCGGTGACCGCCGCTGTCGCCCTGCCGTTTCTGTAA
- the thsA gene encoding thermosome subunit alpha: MGGSPMFILSEDSQRTQGDDAQSSNISAGKAISEAVRTTLGPRGMDKMLVADGDVVITNDGATILDEMEIEHPAANMLVEVAQTQEEEVGDGTTTASVLAGELLSKAEELLDDDVHPTTIVEGYHEASSLAREAIDDLVLDGDLDAEDLITVAESSMTGKGTGDVAAGPLAETVVEAVDHVRTDDGSVDRDSITINAQVGSSSSATDLIEGVIVDEEPVHDNMPRSVEDASIAVIDGDLDLKESNIDAEYNVNNVDQLNAAIESEEAELRERAQHVVDLGADVLFASGDIEDRVASYLAKDGVLAIDDVSDLGAIINATGASRASSVEDLEADELGNAESISVRSYGDDDLTFIEGGTAAKAVTIFARGGTEHVVDELERSIRDALDVVTAAIERGGVVPGAGATEIVIADHVRDHAAGVEGRKQLAVEAFADAVDVLPRTLASNTGMDPIDALVDLRAAYENGTLSGVLSSGQSGDIADPLEAGVLDPAAVKREAVDSATEAATMIVRIDDVIAAN, translated from the coding sequence ATGGGTGGATCGCCCATGTTCATTCTCAGCGAGGACTCTCAGCGGACACAGGGAGACGACGCACAGAGTTCGAACATCTCCGCGGGCAAGGCCATCAGCGAGGCCGTACGGACGACGCTTGGCCCACGCGGGATGGACAAGATGCTCGTCGCGGACGGCGACGTCGTCATCACCAACGACGGCGCGACGATCCTGGACGAGATGGAGATCGAGCATCCGGCAGCCAACATGCTCGTCGAAGTCGCCCAGACCCAGGAAGAGGAGGTCGGCGACGGCACGACGACTGCCTCCGTGCTGGCGGGCGAACTCCTGAGCAAGGCCGAGGAGTTACTCGACGACGACGTTCATCCGACGACGATCGTCGAAGGATATCACGAGGCGTCCTCGCTCGCCCGCGAGGCGATCGACGACCTCGTCCTCGACGGCGATCTCGACGCCGAGGACCTGATCACGGTCGCCGAATCGAGCATGACGGGCAAGGGGACAGGCGACGTCGCTGCCGGCCCGCTCGCGGAAACGGTCGTCGAGGCCGTCGACCACGTCCGGACGGACGATGGCAGTGTCGACCGCGACAGTATCACGATCAACGCACAGGTCGGCTCGAGTTCCAGCGCGACGGACCTGATCGAGGGCGTCATCGTCGACGAGGAACCAGTCCACGACAATATGCCGCGGTCAGTCGAGGACGCGTCGATCGCAGTAATCGACGGCGATCTCGACCTCAAGGAAAGCAACATCGACGCCGAGTACAACGTCAACAACGTCGACCAGCTCAACGCCGCGATCGAATCCGAGGAAGCGGAACTCCGGGAACGCGCCCAGCATGTTGTCGACCTCGGGGCCGACGTGCTGTTCGCCAGCGGTGACATCGAGGACCGGGTCGCCTCCTACCTCGCCAAGGACGGCGTCCTGGCGATCGACGACGTCTCCGACCTCGGCGCGATCATCAACGCGACGGGCGCGAGTCGTGCCTCCTCGGTCGAGGACCTCGAAGCCGACGAACTCGGCAACGCCGAGTCCATCTCGGTCCGGTCCTACGGCGACGACGACCTCACCTTCATCGAGGGCGGGACTGCCGCGAAGGCGGTCACGATCTTCGCCCGTGGTGGTACCGAACACGTCGTCGACGAACTCGAGCGATCGATCCGGGACGCACTCGACGTCGTCACGGCCGCGATCGAACGCGGCGGTGTCGTCCCCGGTGCCGGTGCAACGGAGATCGTCATCGCCGATCACGTTCGCGACCACGCGGCCGGCGTCGAAGGCCGCAAACAGCTCGCCGTCGAAGCCTTCGCCGACGCCGTCGACGTCCTCCCACGGACGCTCGCGAGCAACACGGGCATGGATCCCATCGACGCGCTGGTGGATCTCCGGGCCGCCTACGAAAACGGCACGCTCTCGGGCGTCCTGTCGTCCGGGCAAAGCGGCGATATCGCCGATCCCCTCGAGGCAGGCGTCCTCGACCCCGCCGCAGTCAAGCGTGAAGCGGTCGACAGCGCGACCGAAGCCGCGACCATGATCGTCCGCATCGACGACGTCATCGCCGCGAACTGA
- a CDS encoding amidohydrolase family protein: MLELEHGFRVVDTHVRLEPEADQRSGDGPGTPERLEREMHQAGIVRSLVYPSAREGSYLKANNAIARMSVGRPFVALARLSGPRDPDSGTGARLRNLTASRNEDHTAPGEIEQFAYDDRFVGFKLHPAKDGLPDEAVIDALESVGLPVLVHGGEEFGPKAIERTLATADVPTIVAHFGGYPLDRERMDRTIDLLGAYDDLYLDTSFVRFREPLERALREHPDRILFGSGAPSAHPSVAIMEILTLDVPEDAMRKAFSNNPGRVIDALAP; encoded by the coding sequence ATGCTGGAGTTGGAGCACGGGTTCAGGGTCGTCGATACGCACGTCCGCCTCGAACCCGAGGCCGACCAGCGGTCGGGAGACGGGCCAGGAACGCCTGAACGTCTCGAACGGGAGATGCACCAGGCCGGGATCGTCCGATCGCTCGTCTATCCGAGTGCGCGCGAGGGATCGTATCTGAAGGCCAACAACGCGATCGCCCGTATGAGCGTGGGCCGGCCGTTCGTCGCGCTGGCTCGCCTCAGCGGCCCCCGTGACCCCGATAGTGGCACGGGCGCGCGACTCCGGAACCTGACCGCCAGCCGTAACGAGGACCATACGGCACCCGGCGAGATCGAACAGTTCGCCTACGACGACCGCTTCGTCGGGTTCAAACTGCATCCGGCGAAGGATGGCCTTCCCGACGAAGCCGTCATCGACGCGCTCGAGTCGGTGGGACTCCCGGTGCTCGTCCACGGTGGCGAGGAGTTTGGGCCGAAAGCGATCGAGCGGACACTGGCGACCGCCGACGTTCCGACGATCGTCGCCCACTTCGGTGGGTATCCCCTCGACCGTGAACGGATGGATCGGACGATCGACCTCCTTGGGGCATACGACGATCTGTACCTCGATACGAGCTTTGTCAGATTTCGGGAGCCCCTCGAACGCGCACTCCGGGAACATCCGGATCGGATTCTCTTCGGCAGCGGCGCACCCAGTGCCCACCCGAGCGTGGCGATCATGGAGATCCTCACGCTCGACGTTCCGGAGGACGCAATGCGAAAAGCCTTCTCGAACAATCCGGGTCGCGTGATCGACGCACTCGCCCCGTAG
- a CDS encoding glycosyltransferase family 2 protein has translation MELSVVVPTLNGREQLARTLDSVSEHVAGTEVIVVNGPSADGTTGMVRDREDVDVLVEIADRPTNAARNAGIDHATGDAIAFVNQGSAVTDEWERAIRAGLREAPIVTGPTHRRVRAGKTTECTEAQTVAGRTVTYVNPDNVVLTQRVLTDLDGFDEYLTVDDARDLSHRAAGMNRAVSWRSDMAVERPMGADGGTTETDWNREYRSVAYRLAKNYGLRPAVIASITQRALSDARSALRDVFAGEKPATDWFSSGRGVVAGVPVGFKDGLAARARDRSDRRNPRGQSTRRNRAVAVYDSR, from the coding sequence ATGGAACTCTCGGTAGTCGTCCCGACGCTCAACGGACGAGAGCAACTCGCCCGCACGCTCGACTCCGTCAGCGAACACGTCGCCGGGACCGAGGTGATCGTCGTGAACGGCCCTTCGGCGGATGGGACAACCGGGATGGTCCGCGATCGGGAAGACGTCGACGTGCTCGTCGAGATCGCGGATCGACCGACGAACGCGGCACGCAACGCGGGGATCGATCATGCGACGGGGGACGCGATCGCGTTCGTCAATCAGGGATCGGCCGTGACCGACGAGTGGGAACGGGCGATCCGGGCGGGCCTCAGGGAAGCCCCGATCGTGACCGGGCCCACACACCGGCGCGTGCGGGCCGGCAAAACGACCGAGTGCACGGAGGCCCAAACGGTGGCCGGACGGACAGTCACCTACGTCAATCCCGACAACGTGGTGCTGACACAGCGCGTTCTCACAGATCTGGACGGCTTCGACGAGTACCTGACAGTCGACGACGCGCGCGACCTCTCCCACCGGGCAGCCGGGATGAATCGGGCAGTCTCCTGGCGGTCCGACATGGCTGTCGAGCGGCCGATGGGTGCTGACGGCGGCACGACTGAGACGGACTGGAACCGGGAGTATCGATCAGTCGCGTATCGCCTGGCCAAAAACTACGGGCTCCGGCCGGCCGTGATCGCAAGTATCACCCAACGTGCCCTGTCGGACGCCAGAAGTGCACTGAGGGATGTTTTTGCCGGAGAGAAACCGGCTACCGACTGGTTCAGTTCGGGTCGCGGCGTGGTGGCTGGGGTTCCAGTCGGGTTCAAAGACGGTCTCGCCGCCAGAGCCCGTGATCGGAGCGATCGCCGGAATCCACGTGGCCAGTCGACCAGACGGAATCGAGCGGTAGCAGTCTACGACTCCCGGTGA
- a CDS encoding class I SAM-dependent methyltransferase, protein MKGQEWYQADEIAEAYEEKRFSGGGRLIDRREKQAVLNAIGPVEDSRVLEIACGTGRFTVMLAERGADVVGLDISSAMLKQGREKARSAGVQSHLEFMRGDAGRLPFPDDHFDAVIAMRFFHLADTPASYLAEMRRVSKEVVFFDTFNRFSTRSIYNWALPMGSRLYSRWEVNRLLGEADLELVDATHDFVFPYGLYRAIPDSLASAFRTVDQSVGRVPGGGRLSSVSYWHCQG, encoded by the coding sequence GTGAAAGGACAGGAGTGGTACCAGGCCGACGAGATCGCCGAGGCCTACGAGGAGAAGCGATTTTCCGGTGGGGGTCGACTCATCGACCGCCGGGAGAAACAGGCGGTACTGAACGCCATCGGGCCGGTCGAAGATTCGCGCGTCCTCGAGATCGCCTGCGGGACCGGCCGGTTCACGGTAATGTTGGCCGAGCGAGGCGCGGACGTGGTCGGTCTCGACATCTCCTCGGCGATGCTCAAGCAGGGCCGCGAGAAGGCTCGCTCCGCGGGGGTACAGTCCCATCTGGAATTCATGCGGGGCGATGCCGGGCGGCTGCCCTTCCCTGACGACCACTTCGATGCCGTCATCGCGATGCGGTTTTTCCATCTCGCGGACACGCCGGCATCGTATCTCGCAGAGATGCGACGCGTCTCGAAGGAAGTCGTGTTCTTCGATACGTTCAATCGCTTTAGCACCCGGTCGATCTACAACTGGGCGTTGCCCATGGGGTCGCGGTTGTATTCCCGGTGGGAAGTCAACCGGCTACTCGGGGAAGCCGACCTCGAACTGGTCGACGCGACGCATGATTTCGTCTTTCCGTACGGACTGTATCGAGCGATCCCCGACAGTCTGGCCTCGGCGTTCAGGACAGTCGACCAGTCAGTCGGTCGGGTTCCGGGTGGCGGGCGGCTCTCATCGGTCTCGTACTGGCACTGTCAGGGATGA
- a CDS encoding helix-turn-helix domain-containing protein has product MSTTIEDGSRTEIILTKGEFRERLRELPPSAKLIAKVLETDQPLSQGQLATESLLPDRTVRYALNRLEDADLVSSRYSYRDARKQVYYLTTE; this is encoded by the coding sequence ATGAGCACAACCATCGAAGACGGGTCGCGGACGGAGATCATTCTCACGAAGGGGGAGTTTCGTGAACGACTTCGTGAGTTGCCGCCGAGTGCGAAACTGATCGCGAAGGTACTCGAGACGGACCAGCCACTCTCCCAGGGCCAACTCGCCACCGAGTCGCTGCTTCCGGATCGAACGGTTCGGTACGCACTCAACCGGCTGGAAGATGCCGATCTCGTCTCCTCGCGATATAGCTACCGCGACGCCCGCAAGCAAGTGTACTACCTGACGACCGAGTGA
- a CDS encoding YkgJ family cysteine cluster protein, producing the protein MDLEAELAAARALDVAAIADAIESIGFECTRCGHCCRGTDEADHTATVFPDEIRTIQDGDEYDWRDVARPMPFGLTEPDDGPATGETFEWALATDACGDCTFYDREGEACSIYERRPLICRTYPFSLAIEDDGAELSAPMGEVVDREGAVQAHECEGLGRDISRADAIELAETLKRRAVRELQEAIGVRDNYEPTDIDGIVVHDSEGQKRPDGTRIRE; encoded by the coding sequence ATGGATCTCGAAGCCGAGCTCGCAGCCGCCCGTGCCCTCGATGTCGCCGCCATCGCGGACGCGATCGAGTCGATCGGTTTTGAGTGTACCCGCTGTGGACATTGCTGTCGCGGCACCGACGAGGCGGACCATACGGCGACGGTCTTCCCGGACGAGATCAGGACGATTCAGGACGGGGACGAGTACGACTGGCGGGACGTCGCTCGCCCGATGCCGTTCGGACTCACTGAGCCGGACGACGGACCGGCAACCGGCGAGACGTTCGAGTGGGCACTCGCGACCGACGCGTGTGGGGACTGTACGTTCTACGACCGGGAAGGCGAGGCGTGTTCGATCTACGAACGCCGGCCGCTCATCTGTCGCACGTACCCGTTTAGCCTGGCGATCGAGGACGACGGGGCTGAACTGAGCGCACCGATGGGTGAGGTCGTCGATCGTGAAGGGGCAGTCCAGGCTCACGAATGTGAGGGGCTGGGACGCGACATCTCACGGGCGGACGCGATCGAACTCGCTGAAACACTCAAGCGACGCGCCGTTCGGGAGCTGCAGGAAGCTATCGGGGTTCGCGACAACTACGAGCCGACGGATATCGACGGCATCGTGGTTCACGATTCGGAAGGACAGAAGCGCCCAGACGGTACACGGATCCGGGAGTAG
- a CDS encoding TRAM domain-containing protein → MEISEKLLCLFSADVTAEDDRYVVEVPRREIETGSIEPGETYRIALISGDEESTDEQPSTDSVPNEPQPPVETGEIRYVEIEDIGKQGDGIARVERGYVIIVPGAEINDRVKVEVSEVKSNFAVGEIIEEDI, encoded by the coding sequence TTGGAAATCTCAGAGAAACTCCTCTGTCTGTTCAGTGCGGACGTCACTGCTGAGGACGACCGGTACGTCGTCGAAGTACCGCGACGGGAAATCGAAACGGGGTCGATCGAGCCCGGCGAAACCTATCGGATCGCGCTCATCTCGGGCGATGAGGAATCGACAGACGAGCAACCGAGCACCGACAGCGTCCCGAACGAGCCACAGCCGCCGGTCGAGACCGGCGAGATCCGCTACGTCGAGATCGAAGACATCGGCAAACAGGGCGACGGTATCGCTCGGGTCGAGCGGGGCTACGTCATCATCGTGCCCGGCGCGGAGATCAACGACCGCGTCAAGGTCGAAGTCTCCGAAGTCAAATCGAACTTCGCGGTGGGCGAGATCATCGAAGAAGACATCTGA
- a CDS encoding DUF7123 family protein, whose product MSTSAAATQDDGPLSKKQRRILKYLRANADEQTYFKSRLIGEELGLSAKEVGTNMAALQEGEYDLTVEKWGYSSSTTWMVDA is encoded by the coding sequence ATGAGCACGAGTGCGGCGGCGACCCAGGACGACGGCCCGCTCTCGAAGAAGCAGCGTCGGATACTCAAATATCTGCGAGCCAACGCTGACGAGCAGACCTACTTCAAATCCCGGCTCATCGGCGAGGAACTCGGCCTCTCGGCGAAAGAAGTCGGGACGAACATGGCTGCCCTCCAGGAGGGCGAATACGATCTGACTGTCGAAAAGTGGGGCTATTCGTCCTCGACGACGTGGATGGTCGACGCGTAG
- a CDS encoding winged helix-turn-helix transcriptional regulator translates to MPGDGVDESKRATLRRFAALGAASPLVRLADSSSDSTAPGAIAGYLSATPGAHFSKLRDDLQLGTGETQHHLRTLLQEDAIESQRDGEYRRFFPADRFSEFERTALGYLRRDTARGMIVELLRDPSATAKELADRLDVSNPTISKHATQLEEAGLLTRESGYGLRQPETLLMLVVRYAESFGENAIEFAAEADEHVAYDG, encoded by the coding sequence ATGCCAGGGGATGGTGTCGACGAGAGCAAGCGCGCGACGCTCCGTCGGTTCGCCGCATTGGGGGCTGCCAGTCCACTCGTTCGACTGGCAGATTCAAGTAGCGACAGCACCGCGCCAGGGGCGATCGCCGGCTATCTCTCGGCGACCCCGGGGGCGCACTTCTCGAAACTCCGCGACGACCTCCAGTTGGGAACCGGGGAAACACAACATCACCTCCGAACGCTGTTACAGGAGGACGCGATCGAGAGCCAGCGAGACGGCGAGTATCGACGGTTTTTTCCGGCAGATCGGTTCAGCGAATTCGAACGAACGGCACTCGGCTATCTTCGTCGAGACACCGCCCGCGGGATGATCGTCGAACTCCTCAGGGATCCGAGCGCGACGGCCAAGGAACTGGCCGACCGACTCGACGTCTCGAACCCGACAATCAGCAAACACGCGACACAGCTAGAGGAAGCCGGCCTGCTCACCAGGGAAAGCGGGTACGGGCTTCGACAGCCCGAAACGTTGTTGATGCTGGTGGTCAGGTACGCCGAATCCTTCGGCGAGAACGCGATCGAGTTCGCCGCCGAGGCTGACGAACACGTCGCCTACGACGGGTGA